Proteins from one Gibbsiella quercinecans genomic window:
- the hdfR gene encoding HTH-type transcriptional regulator HdfR, which yields MDTELLKTFLEVSRTRHFGRAAESLYLTQSAVSFRIRQLENQLGANLFTRHRNNIRLTSAGERLLPYAENLINTWQLAKKEVVRSLQHTELSIGATASLWEAYLTPWLQTLYQQQGTLQLEARVALRQSLVKQLHERQLDLLITTEPPKMDELASQLLGSFSLRLFSSAQSGSHSPRPYIKLEWGADFHQQESRMLGEDYIPILTTTSAHLTRQLLETTGGCAFLPGQWEKDYPQLAVDTDIPAIVRPLYAVWLQNSDHQSLIRQLLKIPLNTVDA from the coding sequence GTGGATACCGAATTACTGAAAACCTTTTTGGAGGTCAGTAGAACGCGTCACTTTGGCCGAGCGGCCGAATCCCTGTACCTGACACAGTCAGCGGTCAGTTTCCGTATCCGTCAGTTGGAAAATCAACTAGGTGCAAATTTATTCACTCGGCATCGCAACAATATTCGGCTAACCTCGGCCGGTGAGCGGCTATTGCCCTATGCAGAAAACCTGATAAACACGTGGCAACTGGCCAAAAAAGAGGTGGTGCGTTCACTGCAACACACAGAGCTCTCCATTGGCGCAACCGCATCGCTGTGGGAAGCCTACCTGACGCCCTGGCTACAAACGCTATACCAGCAGCAGGGAACCCTCCAGTTGGAGGCCCGGGTGGCCTTAAGGCAGTCGTTGGTCAAACAGCTGCATGAAAGGCAGCTTGATTTATTGATCACCACTGAGCCCCCCAAGATGGACGAACTGGCCAGCCAACTGCTTGGCAGCTTTTCCCTGCGGCTATTTTCCAGCGCTCAGAGCGGTAGCCACTCCCCGCGCCCGTATATCAAGCTGGAATGGGGTGCTGATTTTCATCAGCAGGAGAGCCGCATGCTGGGGGAAGATTATATCCCTATCCTCACAACGACATCAGCACATCTGACACGACAGCTTCTGGAAACCACCGGTGGCTGTGCGTTTCTGCCTGGTCAGTGGGAAAAAGACTATCCACAGTTAGCTGTGGATACAGATATACCGGCAATCGTCCGCCCCTTGTATGCCGTTTGGCTACAAAACAGCGATCATCAGTCGTTGATCCGTCAGTTGCTGAAAATACCTTTAAATACTGTCGACGCATAA
- a CDS encoding DUF413 domain-containing protein yields MAESFTTTNRFFDNKHYPRGFSRHGDFTIKEAQLLERFGYAFNELDSGKRQPATEEEQLFVAVCRGEREPATEQERVWFKYLARTRRPKKFHTLSGGKPQADVVEDYTESDD; encoded by the coding sequence ATGGCGGAAAGCTTCACTACGACCAATCGTTTTTTTGATAACAAACACTATCCTCGCGGGTTTTCCCGTCACGGCGATTTCACCATTAAAGAAGCGCAATTGCTAGAGCGCTTCGGGTATGCGTTCAACGAGCTGGACTCGGGCAAACGCCAGCCTGCCACAGAAGAAGAACAGCTGTTTGTGGCGGTATGCCGTGGGGAGCGTGAACCGGCGACTGAGCAGGAAAGAGTCTGGTTTAAATATCTGGCGCGTACTCGCCGCCCGAAAAAATTCCATACCCTTTCTGGCGGTAAGCCGCAGGCGGATGTGGTGGAAGACTACACCGAAAGCGACGATTAA
- a CDS encoding YifB family Mg chelatase-like AAA ATPase, giving the protein MSLAVTYTRASIGVQAPLVTIEVHISNGLPGLVLVGLPETTVKEARDRVRSALLNNGFTFPAKRITVNLAPADLPKEGGRYDLPIALAILAASSQIPGDTLARHEFLGELALSGGIRGVNGAIPAALAAAAAKRELVLSEDNGNEVGLIPQGGTRIARHLLEVCAFLQGKGELRVAIPAAADDVPEEKADMREIIGQEQAKRALEIAAAGGHNLLLLGPPGTGKTMLASRLNGLLPPLTDQEALESIAVASLSAHSDSALPWRQRPFRAPHHSASMAALVGGGSLPRPGEISMAHNGVLFLDELPEFERRVLDALREPLESGEIIISRANAKVRFPARVQLIAAMNPSPTGHYQGIHNRTPPQQILRYLSRLSGPFLDRFDLSIEMPLLPPGMLSKQPSPGESSRQIRQRVLMARKRQLSRAGKVNALLNNREVEQHCRLNDEDAQYLEDTLSKLGLSVRAWQRLLKVARTLADLANAEAISRPHLSEALSYRRMDRLLQQLHNSME; this is encoded by the coding sequence ATGTCATTGGCCGTCACCTATACCCGCGCCTCAATCGGCGTTCAGGCGCCGTTGGTCACCATCGAAGTGCATATCAGCAACGGATTGCCCGGCCTGGTGTTGGTCGGGCTGCCGGAAACCACCGTCAAGGAAGCCCGCGATCGGGTGCGCAGCGCCTTACTGAATAACGGTTTCACCTTCCCGGCCAAGCGCATTACCGTCAACCTGGCGCCGGCCGATCTCCCCAAAGAAGGGGGCCGCTATGATTTACCGATCGCATTGGCCATACTCGCCGCTTCGTCACAGATCCCTGGCGATACGCTGGCGCGCCACGAGTTCCTGGGTGAATTAGCATTGTCCGGGGGCATACGCGGGGTTAACGGCGCAATACCGGCCGCCCTGGCAGCCGCTGCCGCCAAACGCGAACTGGTGTTGTCGGAGGACAACGGTAACGAGGTTGGGCTTATTCCACAGGGTGGGACGCGCATCGCAAGGCATTTGCTGGAAGTCTGCGCATTTTTGCAGGGAAAGGGCGAACTCCGTGTCGCTATCCCTGCGGCAGCCGACGATGTGCCGGAAGAGAAAGCGGATATGCGGGAAATCATCGGCCAGGAACAAGCTAAACGTGCGCTGGAGATCGCCGCAGCTGGCGGGCATAACCTGTTGCTGCTTGGCCCCCCAGGCACCGGGAAAACCATGCTAGCCAGCCGTCTCAACGGCCTGCTGCCGCCCCTGACCGATCAGGAAGCCTTGGAAAGCATTGCCGTCGCCAGCCTATCGGCACATTCAGACAGTGCGTTACCGTGGCGCCAGCGGCCATTTCGCGCCCCACACCATAGCGCCTCTATGGCTGCGTTGGTCGGCGGGGGGTCGCTGCCGCGGCCGGGTGAAATCTCCATGGCGCACAACGGCGTGCTGTTCCTGGACGAACTGCCGGAATTTGAACGCCGGGTGCTGGACGCTCTGCGCGAACCGCTGGAATCGGGTGAAATCATTATCTCGCGTGCTAACGCCAAGGTGCGCTTCCCGGCACGCGTCCAATTGATTGCCGCCATGAACCCCAGCCCAACCGGGCACTATCAGGGGATACATAACCGAACGCCGCCGCAGCAGATCCTACGCTATCTCAGCAGGCTCTCCGGGCCGTTTCTCGATCGTTTTGATCTATCGATTGAAATGCCGCTGTTACCTCCCGGCATGCTTAGCAAGCAGCCAAGCCCCGGCGAAAGCAGCAGGCAAATCAGGCAACGGGTTCTCATGGCGCGTAAAAGGCAACTGAGCCGGGCAGGCAAGGTTAATGCGTTGCTGAATAATCGCGAAGTGGAGCAACACTGCCGGCTCAATGATGAGGACGCCCAGTATCTGGAAGACACGCTGAGCAAACTGGGGCTTTCCGTGCGTGCGTGGCAGCGGCTCCTGAAAGTGGCCCGCACCTTGGCAGATCTGGCCAACGCAGAAGCGATTAGCAGGCCGCACCTGAGCGAGGCGCTAAGCTACCGCCGCATGGATCGCCTGCTGCAGCAATTGCATAACAGCATGGAATGA
- a CDS encoding MFS transporter — translation MFGWSPLQRNAAVASFLSWTLDAFDFFVLVFLLSDIAQAFQVGMAEVTLAILLTLAVRPIGALLFGRAAEKYGRKPILMLNIVFFSMFELLSAAAPSLMVFLALRVLYGIAMGGIWGVASSLAMETIPDRSRGLMSGIFQAGYPFGYLLAAVAYGLLFDVVGWRGMFVIGAAPILLLPFIYYCVQESPVWLAARERKESTALLPVLKSHWKLCIYLVLLMAAFNFFSHGTQDLYPAFLKIQHGFEPKVVSIIAVSYNVASIIGGIFFGTLSEKIGRKKAIIIAALLALPVIPLWAFSSGSLTLGVGAFLMQFMVQGAWGVIPTYLNELVPANTRAVLPGFVYQLGNLLASVNATLQAAIAESHGHNYGLAMALVAGTVAIVIAVLVFFGKDTRGKTISGTVSSPGMRATY, via the coding sequence ATGTTTGGTTGGAGCCCACTACAACGTAATGCTGCCGTCGCCAGCTTTTTAAGCTGGACGCTGGATGCCTTTGATTTTTTCGTCCTGGTCTTTCTGCTCAGTGATATTGCGCAGGCTTTCCAGGTTGGCATGGCAGAAGTGACGTTGGCTATTTTGCTGACGTTGGCTGTGCGGCCAATCGGCGCATTGCTTTTCGGCCGTGCAGCGGAAAAATATGGCCGCAAACCGATATTGATGCTGAATATCGTGTTCTTCTCGATGTTTGAGTTACTCTCCGCCGCGGCCCCTTCGCTGATGGTGTTTTTAGCGTTGCGGGTGCTGTACGGCATCGCCATGGGGGGGATCTGGGGGGTAGCGTCGTCACTGGCGATGGAAACCATACCGGACCGCTCCCGTGGATTGATGTCGGGGATTTTTCAGGCTGGCTATCCGTTTGGCTATTTGCTGGCGGCAGTGGCCTATGGCCTGTTGTTCGACGTGGTCGGGTGGCGCGGTATGTTTGTGATTGGCGCCGCGCCCATTCTGCTGTTGCCGTTTATCTACTACTGCGTACAGGAGTCGCCGGTGTGGCTGGCGGCGCGTGAACGCAAGGAAAGCACGGCGTTATTGCCCGTTCTGAAGAGCCATTGGAAGCTGTGTATCTATCTGGTGTTGCTGATGGCCGCCTTCAATTTCTTTTCCCATGGCACGCAGGATCTTTATCCGGCGTTTCTGAAAATCCAGCATGGGTTTGAGCCTAAAGTCGTGAGCATCATTGCCGTTAGCTACAATGTTGCCTCAATCATCGGTGGGATTTTCTTTGGCACGCTGTCGGAAAAAATTGGGCGCAAGAAGGCGATTATCATTGCGGCCCTGTTGGCGTTGCCGGTGATCCCGCTGTGGGCCTTTTCCAGCGGCTCGCTGACGTTGGGGGTCGGGGCTTTCCTGATGCAGTTTATGGTGCAGGGGGCATGGGGGGTGATACCGACTTACCTCAACGAGCTGGTGCCGGCGAATACCCGGGCGGTACTGCCGGGCTTTGTCTATCAACTGGGGAATTTGCTTGCGTCGGTGAATGCCACCTTGCAGGCGGCGATTGCCGAAAGCCATGGGCATAACTATGGGTTGGCAATGGCGCTGGTTGCAGGCACGGTGGCGATCGTGATTGCGGTGCTGGTATTTTTTGGTAAGGATACGCGCGGTAAAACCATCTCGGGTACTGTCAGTTCGCCGGGAATGCGTGCAACTTACTGA
- the ilvL gene encoding ilv operon leader peptide: MKAFAQVISLVVISVVVIIIPPCGAAFGRKMA; encoded by the coding sequence ATGAAAGCGTTTGCCCAAGTGATTAGCCTAGTCGTGATTAGCGTGGTGGTGATTATTATCCCACCGTGCGGGGCTGCATTTGGACGAAAAATGGCTTAA
- the ilvG gene encoding acetolactate synthase 2 catalytic subunit: protein MTGAQWVVQALRAQNVDTVFGYPGGAIMPVYDALYDGGVEHLLCRHEQGAAMAAIGYARATGKVGVCIATSGPGATNLITGLADALLDSVPVVAITGQVGSQLIGTDAFQEIDVLGLSLACTKHSFLVESLEALPGIIAEAFAIASSGRPGPVLIDIPKDIQLAQGELLPQLLPVESEPECPAEALAEAKALLAQAQKPMLYVGGGVGMARAVPALREFIAATQIPSVVTLKGLGAPEADHPYYLGMLGMHGTKAANLAVQGCDLLVAVGARFDDRVTGKLNAFAPNAKVIHMDIDPAEMNKLRQAHVALQGDLKAILPALQQPLNIAPWQRQIAELKETHTWRYDHPGQPIYAPLFLKQLSERMPANTVVTTDVGQHQMWTAQHMTFDRPENFITSSGLGTMGFGVPAAVGAQMARPEDMVICVSGDGSFMMNIQELGTIKRKRLPLKIVLLDNQRLGMVRQWQQLFFDGRYSETNLSDNPDFLILASAFGIPGQRITRKDQVAEALDALLNSEGPYLLQVAIDELENVWPLVPPGAGNETMLEKVS from the coding sequence ATGACGGGCGCTCAGTGGGTAGTACAAGCGTTGCGTGCGCAGAATGTGGATACCGTGTTTGGATATCCGGGTGGCGCGATTATGCCGGTATACGATGCGTTATATGATGGTGGTGTAGAGCACCTGCTGTGCCGGCATGAACAAGGCGCTGCCATGGCGGCCATTGGTTATGCCCGCGCGACAGGGAAAGTCGGCGTATGTATCGCCACTTCCGGGCCCGGTGCCACCAATCTGATTACCGGGCTGGCTGATGCCTTGTTGGATTCGGTGCCCGTGGTTGCCATTACCGGTCAGGTAGGATCCCAACTTATTGGCACAGATGCTTTTCAGGAGATCGATGTTCTTGGCCTGTCTTTGGCCTGTACCAAACACAGTTTTCTGGTGGAGTCGTTGGAGGCGCTGCCCGGCATTATCGCCGAAGCCTTTGCCATCGCTAGCAGCGGCCGTCCTGGCCCGGTACTGATTGATATCCCGAAAGACATCCAATTGGCGCAGGGGGAGTTGCTCCCGCAGCTGTTGCCGGTGGAAAGCGAACCGGAATGCCCGGCCGAGGCGTTGGCCGAAGCCAAAGCCCTGCTGGCGCAGGCGCAGAAACCGATGTTATACGTCGGCGGCGGCGTGGGGATGGCCCGGGCGGTGCCGGCGCTGCGTGAATTTATCGCCGCGACGCAGATCCCAAGCGTTGTTACCTTGAAAGGATTAGGTGCGCCGGAAGCCGATCACCCGTATTATCTTGGCATGCTGGGTATGCACGGCACCAAGGCGGCGAATCTGGCCGTGCAGGGGTGCGATTTGCTGGTTGCCGTCGGCGCGCGCTTTGACGACCGCGTAACCGGCAAACTGAATGCTTTTGCGCCGAACGCCAAAGTGATCCACATGGATATCGATCCCGCTGAAATGAACAAATTGCGCCAGGCGCACGTTGCGCTGCAGGGCGATCTGAAGGCCATTCTGCCTGCCTTGCAGCAGCCGTTGAATATTGCGCCCTGGCAACGGCAGATCGCTGAATTGAAAGAAACCCATACTTGGCGTTATGATCATCCCGGCCAACCCATTTATGCCCCGCTGTTTCTGAAGCAGCTTTCCGAGCGTATGCCTGCCAATACCGTTGTGACGACCGATGTGGGTCAGCACCAGATGTGGACTGCCCAGCATATGACCTTTGACCGCCCGGAGAACTTCATCACCTCCAGCGGCCTTGGCACGATGGGCTTTGGCGTTCCGGCAGCGGTAGGGGCGCAAATGGCGCGGCCGGAGGATATGGTTATCTGCGTGTCGGGCGACGGGTCGTTTATGATGAATATTCAAGAGCTGGGCACCATAAAACGAAAACGGTTACCGTTGAAAATCGTTTTACTGGACAACCAGCGTTTAGGGATGGTTCGCCAGTGGCAACAACTGTTTTTTGATGGCCGTTACAGCGAAACCAACCTCTCCGATAACCCCGACTTCTTGATATTGGCCTCTGCCTTCGGCATCCCCGGCCAACGCATTACCCGCAAAGACCAGGTCGCAGAAGCACTCGATGCCTTACTCAACAGCGAAGGCCCTTATCTGTTGCAGGTCGCCATTGATGAACTTGAAAACGTTTGGCCGTTAGTACCCCCGGGCGCGGGCAACGAAACCATGTTGGAGAAAGTATCATGA
- the ilvM gene encoding acetolactate synthase 2 small subunit, which translates to MMQHQLSIQARFRPEMLERVLRVVRHRGFQVCAMNMVSAANTDNINIELTVASQRPVDLLSSQLRKLMDVSCVEIQQQTSQQIRA; encoded by the coding sequence ATGATGCAGCATCAACTCTCGATCCAGGCACGCTTCCGCCCTGAAATGTTAGAACGCGTGTTACGCGTGGTGCGCCATCGCGGTTTTCAGGTCTGCGCCATGAACATGGTTTCAGCGGCGAATACCGACAACATCAATATAGAATTGACCGTTGCCAGCCAACGCCCAGTGGATCTCCTGTCATCGCAATTAAGAAAGCTGATGGATGTCTCCTGCGTTGAAATACAGCAACAAACATCACAACAAATACGCGCCTGA
- a CDS encoding branched-chain amino acid transaminase: MTSKADYIWFNGEMVPWADAKVHVMSHALHYGTSVFEGVRCYDSHKGPVVFRHREHMQRLHDSAKIYRMPLAQSVDELMEACRATLRKNNLVSAYIRPLVFVGDVGMGVNPPDGYKTDVIIAAFPWGAYLGEDALDQGIDAMVSSWHRAAPNTIPTAAKAGGNYLSSLLVGSEARRHGYQEGIALDVHGYISEGAGENLFQVKDGVLFTPPFTSSALPGITRDAIIKLAKDLGFEIREQVLSRESLYLADEVFMSGTAAEITPVRSVDGIQVGIGKCGPITKQIQQAFFGLFTGQTEDKYGWLDPVNS; the protein is encoded by the coding sequence ATGACGAGTAAAGCCGATTATATATGGTTCAATGGCGAGATGGTTCCCTGGGCTGATGCGAAAGTGCACGTCATGTCGCACGCGCTGCATTACGGCACCTCGGTGTTTGAAGGGGTGCGCTGCTACGATTCCCACAAAGGCCCTGTGGTGTTCCGTCACCGTGAACATATGCAGCGCCTGCACGACTCCGCCAAAATCTACCGTATGCCGCTGGCGCAAAGCGTGGATGAGCTGATGGAAGCTTGCCGCGCTACGCTGCGTAAAAATAATCTGGTTAGCGCCTATATTCGTCCCCTGGTGTTTGTTGGTGATGTCGGCATGGGCGTTAACCCGCCGGACGGTTACAAAACTGACGTGATTATCGCGGCGTTCCCGTGGGGCGCCTATCTGGGCGAAGACGCGCTGGATCAGGGCATTGATGCGATGGTCTCCTCTTGGCACCGCGCGGCGCCAAACACCATCCCAACGGCCGCCAAGGCCGGTGGTAACTACCTTTCTTCTCTGTTGGTGGGCAGCGAAGCGCGCCGCCACGGCTATCAGGAAGGCATTGCGCTGGACGTTCACGGTTATATTTCTGAAGGCGCAGGGGAAAACCTGTTCCAGGTGAAAGACGGCGTGTTGTTTACTCCGCCGTTCACCTCTTCCGCGCTGCCGGGGATTACCCGCGACGCGATTATCAAACTGGCGAAAGACCTGGGCTTTGAAATCCGTGAGCAAGTTCTGTCACGCGAATCGCTATACCTGGCCGATGAAGTGTTTATGTCCGGCACCGCAGCGGAAATCACCCCGGTACGCAGCGTTGATGGCATCCAGGTTGGCATCGGCAAGTGCGGCCCAATCACCAAACAAATTCAACAGGCGTTCTTTGGCCTGTTCACCGGCCAGACCGAAGACAAATATGGCTGGCTGGATCCGGTTAATTCGTAA
- the ilvD gene encoding dihydroxy-acid dehydratase: protein MPKYRSATTTHGRNMAGARALWRATGMTDADFGKPIIAVVNSFTQFVPGHVHLRDLGKLVAEQIEASGGVAKEFNTIAVDDGIAMGHGGMLYSLPSRELIADSVEYMVNAHCADAMVCISNCDKITPGMLMASLRLNIPVIFVSGGPMEAGKTKLSNQLIKLDLVDAMIQGANPKVSDADSEQIERSACPTCGSCSGMFTANSMNCLTEALGLSQPGNGSLLATHADRKALFLNAGKRIVELTKRYYEQDDESALPRNIATKAAFENAMTLDIAMGGSTNTVLHLLASAQEGEIDFTMADIDRLSRKVPHLCKVAPSTQKYHMEDVHRAGGVLGILGELDRAGLLHRDVCNVLGLSLPQTLERYDVMLTSDEAVKKMYSAGPAGIRTTQAFSQDCRWESLDTDRQEGCIRTREHAYSQDGGLAVLYGNLAEDGCIVKTAGVDKEILTFSGPAKVYESQEDAVEAILGGKVVAGDVVVIRYEGPKGGPGMQEMLYPTTYLKSMGLGKACALITDGRFSGGTSGLSIGHASPEAANGGLIGLVQDGDTINIDIPNRGISLAVDEQELAARREAELARGSAAWTPKTRQRQVSFALRAYASLATSADKGAVRDKSKLGG, encoded by the coding sequence ATGCCTAAGTACCGTTCCGCCACCACCACCCACGGCCGTAATATGGCGGGTGCACGCGCATTGTGGCGCGCCACTGGGATGACCGACGCCGATTTCGGCAAGCCGATTATCGCGGTGGTCAACTCGTTTACCCAGTTTGTGCCGGGCCATGTGCACCTGCGCGATTTGGGTAAACTGGTAGCCGAACAGATCGAAGCCTCCGGCGGTGTCGCGAAAGAGTTCAATACCATCGCGGTGGATGATGGTATCGCCATGGGGCACGGCGGCATGCTCTATTCTCTGCCGTCGCGCGAACTGATTGCCGATTCCGTGGAATACATGGTGAATGCCCACTGCGCCGATGCGATGGTGTGCATTTCCAACTGTGACAAAATCACGCCGGGGATGCTGATGGCGTCGCTGCGCCTGAATATTCCGGTCATTTTCGTTTCCGGTGGCCCAATGGAAGCCGGGAAAACCAAGCTTTCAAACCAACTGATCAAGCTCGATCTGGTCGACGCGATGATCCAGGGGGCGAATCCGAAGGTAAGCGACGCCGATAGCGAGCAGATCGAACGTTCCGCTTGCCCAACCTGCGGTTCCTGCTCCGGCATGTTTACCGCCAACTCAATGAACTGCCTGACGGAAGCCCTGGGGCTGTCACAGCCGGGCAATGGTTCGCTGCTGGCGACGCATGCCGATCGCAAAGCGCTGTTCCTGAATGCCGGCAAACGCATCGTTGAGCTGACCAAACGCTACTACGAGCAGGATGATGAAAGCGCGCTGCCGCGTAATATCGCCACCAAGGCTGCATTTGAAAACGCCATGACGCTGGATATCGCCATGGGCGGTTCGACCAATACCGTGCTCCACCTGCTGGCTTCGGCGCAGGAAGGGGAAATCGACTTCACCATGGCCGACATCGACCGCCTGTCGCGCAAAGTTCCGCACCTGTGCAAAGTGGCACCAAGTACCCAGAAATACCATATGGAAGACGTGCACCGCGCCGGTGGCGTGCTTGGGATCCTCGGCGAGCTGGACCGCGCTGGCTTGCTGCACCGCGACGTGTGCAACGTGCTGGGGCTGTCGTTGCCGCAAACGCTGGAACGTTATGACGTGATGCTGACCAGCGATGAAGCCGTGAAAAAAATGTATTCCGCGGGCCCGGCGGGCATCCGTACCACTCAGGCGTTCTCGCAAGATTGCCGCTGGGAGTCGCTGGATACCGATCGCCAGGAAGGCTGCATCCGTACGCGTGAGCACGCTTACAGCCAGGACGGGGGGTTGGCGGTGCTGTACGGTAACCTGGCGGAAGACGGCTGCATTGTTAAAACGGCCGGTGTGGATAAAGAGATCCTCACCTTCAGCGGCCCGGCAAAAGTGTACGAAAGCCAGGAAGACGCAGTAGAAGCGATCCTCGGCGGCAAAGTCGTGGCGGGTGATGTGGTTGTGATCCGCTATGAAGGGCCGAAAGGCGGGCCGGGCATGCAGGAAATGCTCTATCCGACCACCTACCTGAAATCAATGGGGCTGGGTAAAGCCTGCGCATTGATCACGGATGGGCGCTTCTCCGGCGGTACCTCCGGCCTGTCGATTGGCCATGCCTCACCGGAAGCGGCCAACGGCGGTTTGATTGGCCTGGTGCAGGATGGCGACACCATCAACATCGATATTCCCAACCGTGGGATTTCGCTGGCCGTTGATGAGCAGGAACTGGCCGCTCGCCGTGAAGCCGAACTGGCGCGCGGCAGCGCGGCCTGGACGCCGAAAACCCGTCAGCGCCAGGTTTCTTTCGCGCTGCGCGCCTATGCATCATTGGCGACCAGTGCCGATAAAGGCGCAGTACGTGACAAAAGCAAGCTGGGAGGCTAA
- the ilvA gene encoding threonine ammonia-lyase, biosynthetic, translated as MAASQPLPAAPCGAEYLRAVLRSPVYEVAQVTPLQTMDKLSSRLGNTILVKREDRQPVHSFKLRGAYAMIAGLDEEQRSRGVITASAGNHAQGVAMSGSRLGIKTLIVMPVATADIKVDAVRGFGGEVLLHGANFDEAKAKAIELSQQQGMTFVPPFDHPAVIAGQGTLAMELLQQDSHLDRVFVPVGGGGLAAGVAVLIKQLMPQIKVIGVEAEDSACLRAALDAGEPVDLARVGLFAEGVAVKRIGDETFRLCREYLDDVITVDSDAICAAVKDLFEDVRAIAEPSGALALAGMKKYIQQHGIQGERLAHVLSGANVNFHGLRYVSERCELGEHREALLAVTIPERKGSFLKFCHLLGGRAVTEFNYRYADADSACIFVGVRLTRGYAERQEIITELGAGGYQVVDLSDDEMAKLHVRYMVGGRPTKPLHERLYSFEFPESPGALLNFLNTLGTHWNISLFHYRSHGTDFGRVLAGFELTQSEPEFEKHLTALGYECHDETNNPAFRFFLQG; from the coding sequence ATGGCGGCGTCACAACCTCTACCCGCGGCCCCGTGTGGCGCGGAGTATTTGCGAGCGGTGCTCCGCTCGCCGGTTTACGAGGTGGCCCAGGTCACCCCGTTACAAACCATGGACAAGCTTTCTTCACGCTTGGGCAACACCATCCTGGTCAAACGGGAAGATCGGCAGCCGGTGCACAGTTTCAAACTGCGCGGGGCGTACGCCATGATCGCCGGCCTGGATGAAGAGCAGCGTTCGCGCGGTGTGATTACCGCGTCTGCCGGCAACCATGCCCAGGGCGTGGCGATGTCAGGCAGCCGTCTGGGCATTAAAACCCTGATCGTGATGCCCGTCGCCACAGCGGATATCAAAGTGGATGCGGTGCGCGGTTTTGGCGGTGAAGTGCTGCTGCACGGCGCCAATTTCGATGAGGCCAAAGCCAAGGCGATCGAACTTTCCCAACAACAGGGCATGACCTTCGTCCCGCCGTTTGATCATCCGGCGGTGATCGCCGGGCAGGGCACCCTGGCGATGGAACTGCTGCAGCAGGATTCGCACCTGGACCGGGTGTTTGTTCCGGTTGGCGGCGGTGGCCTGGCGGCCGGCGTTGCGGTGTTGATCAAACAACTGATGCCGCAAATTAAAGTGATCGGCGTGGAAGCGGAAGACTCCGCCTGTCTGCGGGCGGCGTTGGACGCCGGCGAACCGGTGGATCTGGCTCGCGTCGGGCTGTTTGCCGAAGGCGTGGCGGTGAAACGCATTGGCGATGAGACCTTCCGCCTGTGCCGTGAATACCTGGATGATGTGATCACGGTTGACAGCGACGCCATCTGCGCGGCGGTCAAAGACCTGTTTGAAGATGTGCGTGCCATTGCTGAACCGTCCGGCGCACTGGCGCTGGCCGGGATGAAAAAGTACATCCAGCAGCACGGGATTCAGGGCGAGCGCCTGGCGCACGTGCTGTCCGGGGCGAACGTCAACTTCCACGGCCTGCGTTACGTTTCCGAACGTTGCGAGCTTGGGGAACACCGTGAAGCCTTACTGGCGGTGACTATCCCTGAACGCAAGGGCAGCTTCCTTAAGTTCTGCCACCTGCTGGGTGGGCGCGCGGTGACCGAGTTCAACTACCGCTATGCCGATGCGGACAGCGCCTGCATTTTTGTTGGCGTGCGCCTGACGCGCGGCTATGCCGAACGCCAGGAAATCATCACCGAGCTGGGCGCGGGCGGCTATCAGGTTGTGGATTTGTCTGATGATGAAATGGCCAAGCTGCATGTGCGTTACATGGTGGGCGGGCGGCCGACCAAGCCGTTGCATGAGCGCCTGTATAGCTTTGAGTTCCCGGAATCCCCCGGCGCACTGCTTAACTTCTTGAACACGCTGGGCACGCACTGGAATATCTCGCTGTTCCATTATCGCAGCCACGGCACGGATTTCGGCCGCGTGTTGGCCGGGTTTGAGTTGACGCAGAGCGAGCCGGAGTTTGAAAAACACCTGACGGCATTGGGTTATGAGTGCCACGATGAAACAAATAACCCAGCGTTCCGTTTCTTCCTGCAAGGATAA